Proteins encoded within one genomic window of Dehalococcoidia bacterium:
- a CDS encoding amidohydrolase: MVANETRSKNLKIDGDSHFFPLPDFTDVHKTLGISEAAIDMLLRDGEIFSNREARRGGFRATSAGRKAGAVNPTAATTSQGSGPVGHGIAEQRVRLLPDTGFDAQVLIPDGIYANPFGSPIDRDWDPGLRLALSMAYNNATSSAQNQFPEQLIGCGVIPFGTESIDKCIAEAKRASQELGLKALTINSNWNGQNWDSIELYPLWAAISELDMPLYVHGNPFQCQVNDHIPTNHTLGWERMRRLHISNYLGFAFEYMVAMASLTLGGVLKEFPNLRFAFFEAGGSWLPWVMYTLDRVFQIEPQCARCDELPSELIKQSCLVAVEPDEEAIVGSIQTIGSKNFIIGSDYPHPPSTYPNTAAGISSMEGLSEEAKQDILGDNMSRFFRLSN, translated from the coding sequence TTTCAGAAGCAGCAATTGATATGCTCCTTCGAGATGGGGAAATTTTCTCTAATCGAGAAGCACGTAGGGGAGGTTTCAGGGCTACATCCGCTGGACGAAAAGCTGGTGCTGTAAATCCTACAGCTGCTACAACGTCCCAAGGATCTGGCCCAGTAGGGCATGGTATAGCCGAGCAGAGAGTTCGCTTACTGCCCGATACTGGATTTGATGCACAAGTTCTGATACCCGACGGGATATACGCTAACCCTTTCGGCTCACCTATAGACAGGGACTGGGATCCTGGTCTTAGGCTAGCGTTGTCGATGGCCTACAACAACGCTACTTCATCTGCACAAAATCAGTTCCCAGAGCAACTAATTGGATGTGGAGTAATCCCATTTGGGACTGAATCGATCGACAAATGTATTGCTGAAGCAAAGCGTGCATCTCAAGAACTGGGGTTAAAGGCATTAACCATTAACAGTAATTGGAACGGCCAAAACTGGGACTCGATAGAATTGTATCCACTATGGGCTGCAATTTCGGAACTTGATATGCCCCTTTATGTTCACGGGAATCCTTTCCAGTGCCAAGTAAACGACCATATCCCAACTAATCACACATTAGGCTGGGAAAGAATGCGCAGACTACATATTAGTAATTACCTCGGTTTCGCATTCGAATACATGGTAGCAATGGCAAGCCTGACCTTAGGTGGAGTACTCAAGGAATTCCCAAATTTAAGATTCGCCTTTTTTGAAGCTGGAGGATCTTGGCTTCCATGGGTGATGTACACACTTGATCGGGTATTTCAAATAGAGCCACAGTGTGCGAGATGCGATGAATTACCTAGCGAATTAATCAAGCAAAGTTGTTTGGTAGCAGTAGAGCCTGATGAAGAAGCAATAGTGGGCTCTATACAGACAATTGGAAGTAAAAATTTCATTATCGGAAGTGATTACCCTCACCCTCCATCAACCTACCCTAATACTGCAGCAGGGATTTCATCGATGGAAGGCTTATCAGAGGAAGCAAAACAAGATATTTTAGGTGACAACATGTCTCGCTTTTTTAGGCTTAGCAATTAG